TTATTAATGACGATATTGCCCCAACAGCAACAAACCCAGAACCTGTGTTTGTGCTATGTATTGAAGATGTGCCTCCTGCCGATATAAATATTATTACGGATGAAATGGATAATTGCGGAACGCCTCAAGTGGCCTGGGTTTCAGATAATAACGATGCTAATTCATGCCCGACAACCATTACCCGAACTTACAGTGTTACCGATTCGTGTAACAATTCTATTTTTTTAGAACAAATTATAACAGTTCATGACACGACACCACCTACAGGAACTGCTCCCCCTGATGCAAACTACCAATGTATCAGCCTGGTTCCCGAAGCCGACCCAAATAGTATTATTGAAACGGCTGACAATTGTTCAACCCCTGCTGTTGCTTTTGTTTCAGATGTAGCAACCACCAATTCTTGCTCAGAGGTCATCACCAGAACCTATAGTGTTACCGACGATTGCAATAATGAGACCCTACTAATACAAACTATTACGATTGAAGATACAACATTGCCAACCGCAAGTGCGCCAGATGCTATACAAGTTGAATGTATCGATGATATACCTGAACCCGATAGCAATGTAATATCTGATGCTCAAGATAATTGCTCAATCCCAGTAGTTTCTTTTATTTCAGATGTTAGCAACGGGCAAACCTGTCCCGAAATTATAACAAGAACCTATCGTGTTAGCGATGATTGTGGTAATTATATAGAATTAGAACAACAAATAACCATTCAAGATAACACGCCTCCAACTGCTAGTAATCCTGATACCACCTATCTAGATAACAACGATGCAATTCCTGCTCAGGACCCTACTATTATTATTGACGAAGCAGATAATTGCGGGGTTCCTACTGTTGTTTTCGTTTCTGAAACGAAAACCCAAAATACTTGTGAAGAAATACTAACAAGAATATATAGTGTTACTGATGCCTGTGGAAACTCAATAAATGTTAGTCATAATATCGTTATAAATGATAATGTACCCCCAACAGCTAGTAATTTAGCTGCCATACAACTAACCTGTAATAACCATATTCCTAGCCCAGATATTAATTTAGTTTCAGACGCCACTGATAATTATACCTCACCAACAGTAGTATACTTTTCTGATGTCTCTGACAGCTTATCATGCCCCGAAACCATAACAAGAACATATAGAGTATCTGATGCCTGTGGAAACTTTACAGACATCACACAGCAAATAATAATTCATGATACCATTGCTCCTACGGCAAGCAATCCCCAAAAAACAGTAGTACCCGATACCAATAGTATACCCAAACCTAACCCTTTAATTGTTACAGATGAAGATGATAATTGTGGTGTCCCAGTGGTTACTTATATCGATGAAACGTCAAACAACGAAACATGTAGTGAAATAATTACAAGAACTTATCGCGTTACAGATAGCTGTGGTAATTATACTGATGTTAACCATATTATTGAAATAATAGACAACGTACCCCCTACCGGCAACAATCCTATAGACACAATAGTTAGTTGCGTTAATGATATACCTCTTATAAACCCTGATGTTGTAACTGTTGCTTCAGACAATAACGGAGATTTTTCCATAACTTTTTTAACTGAAGAAACTGGCACTAAAAATTGCGACGATGTTATTATAAGAACATATCGTATTACCGATGGCTGTGGCAACTATAAGGATGTAAACCATAATATATTTATAATTGATGATATAAAACCACAGATAGATGTTGAATTAGACCCTGAAATCTATTTAAACTGTGCCGTTGAGCCTTCTCCACCTGCAGTAACCTTTTCTGATAATTGCACATCAAATGTTTCTGTTACATTTAATGAAGAAAAAACTATTATAGATTCTGAAAATTATGATATAAGAAGGACTTGGACTGCTACCGATATGTGTAATAATACAAATTCATTTGAGCAAGTAATACACATGAGTTCATATAATGAAACAACAACCACCGCTTTGAATGTCTGTATTAGCGACCCTATTATTGATTTAAATAGTTTGATAAACACAAGTGATAATGGCAACTGGACGGGTTCAGACATGACTGTTCTTAACGTAAACGTTTTTGACCCCAATACTGTTCCAGAAGGAAACTATGTATTCTCTTATACAACAACAAACAACTCCTGTAAAATCATCAACCAATTCAATATTGATTTAAATGATGACTGTATTGTTTATTCATGTATAAGTTCAACTGAAGATGTCGATATTTCAAAAATATTAACTCCAAATAACGACCTACGCAATGATACCTTTAATGTTTTTTACAAATTAAATGAAGCTATTGACGATTTAAGTACTTGTGATATCAAAGTAAAAGTTCAGATATACAATCGTTGGGGTACTAAAGTTTTTGAATCAAACGACTATGACAATACATGGCAAGGTACGGCTCCAAAAAATGCATCTGGCAATGCTGAAAAACTACCTACAGGAACCTACTATTATATTGTTGACTTAATTAATAGCGGATTAAAACCCATTCAAGGATATATTTATTTCGGGACGAAATAATAAAATGTAAAGAGTAATCAAATGAAAAATTTCTACTTACTTTTAATTTTACTTCCTTTTTTGGTTGCAGGCCAACAATTACCACAATTTAGCCAATATATGTTCAATACAACCTCTATTAACCCTGCTTATGTTGGCAGTAGAGAAGCCATGGTTGTAACTTTTTTAAACAGAAACCAATGGGTTGGTGTTAGCGGTGCACCAATAACACAAACACTTGCTGTAGATTCTTCAGTTCCTAAAAGCCATTTAGGATTAGGGCTCTCACTTATTAAAGATGAACTTGGTTACGAAAACACAACATATGTCTATGCCGATGCATCTTATATGATTATCCTCAATGATTTTTATCGATTTTCCTTTGGTTTAAAAGGTGGGATGAGTAAATATGGGCTCGATTCCGATTTATTAATGGACCAATCTGCTGCTAACGACGAATATCTTGATAAAATATTTAATAAATGGAAGCCCAATTTTGGAGTTGGATTCTATTTAAGGTCAGATGAGTTGTTTATAAGCTTGTCATCTCCTCGGATAATTAGCTATACAAATGAAACAGATATCACATACGAAGCTATTGAAAGAGCTAGCTATTATTTGGCTGGTGGCTATATGTTAGAATTTAATCCGCAAGTAAAATTTAAGCCTACAGTCATGTTAAAATATACTAATGGCTCACCTGTTTCACTAGATTTAACAGCTAATTTTTTAATAAATGAAGTGTTATGGCTAGGTGTAGCACATCGCATTAATGATGCTATGGGTGGCTATGTTACCATAAAAGCTTCTGACGCCCTGCGATTTGGCTATTCCTACGAATTCAATACATCTAACCTAAGAGTCTACAGCTCAGGGTCACATGAAATTTTTGTGAGTTATCAATTTAAACTTCCTAGGCCAAGGTGCAATTGCCCTAACATCTTTTAAGTGATTAAAAAGCACTGTGACTTTATGAACATTTTGGTCAATAACATCATGTTTCATTGAAGATTTGGCATGTCTAACTAAAATTAATGTCTTTACAGTCTCCGATTAAATGCGTTTATTATCGACAAAAAGAGTTTTTTATCGATAAAAAGTTGTTTTTATCGATAAAATTCAATTTATTTGCTCTGTAAAGCGTGTGAAAATTAATTTATTATAAAATAAAAGTTCAAATTATTATTTATAAAATATTTAATTGACATGAATTGGTAACCGTTATAAAACTAATAATACCCGACAAAAGACTGAAAGAATACTTTTAATCGAATTTTTAAGCTATTGACCATTAAATTTTGAACAGTTTTAGATATATCTGTTCTTTTGTTTTACCTACAAATACTTAAAGTTATGACCCCAAATCTAATTTCTCAATTAAAAGTAGCGTTGAAATTCAATGCCTTACTTATTCGATTTTTTCTTTCTACAACTCTTTTAAAGGTTGATATGTTAATCGGCCAAAGTACTTACTGTCAAAGTTGGAAGTATCAAAGGTACAACCATTCTTTAGGCAAATTAGTTCATTAATAGTACTAAAGGTCAAAAAATTTGATTAAAAAATATTCAACAGATATTTAGATTTACATAATTATCACCTACTAAATTTAACATTATGTCCCAAAATCGAAAATTAATCCTAAATAACCGCATTTACTGTAAATGCATTCCCTTTCTGTTCTTTCCCTCCAAGGACTTTGTGACAATTAAAAATTTATTTATGACTTGTTGCTCATAGATATCTAAAATATTTGTGAATTAGCTGTAATCTATTTGAATTATGAAAAAAATTACTCTTAATCGTCTAATAAAAGTAAGCTCGCCTAAAAAGCTATACCTATTACTTATAGTTTTTTTGTTCATGGGGCTTTCAAGGGCTAGTGCAGATTGTACTGTTACATCAGCAACCGATCTTGATAATAACGGTACCATATCAGGAGCAGAATTAGTTACCTGGATTAATAATACGGGGTGTTCTGGGACTTTAACCATTCCTAGTGGCACACAAATTTTATTGTATGCCGATACAACTATTCCAAATGCGATTAACAGAGTTGTTATTGAAGATGGTGGACAAATATTATGGACAGCTAATAATGTGTCTTTGGTTTTAGCTCCAAATACGGCGATTGAAATTGAAAACACAACTGACATAGGAAGTACTACAGGCGCTATAGGTTCTACCACCAGCTCGTGTAGTAATACCAAAAGAATATTTATAGGCACTACTGAATATGCTGCCTGTTCAGGCGGAGGAAACGTATGTGTGACCTTCGAAGAAGTTATCGAAGCTGGTGGCACCATTCAATTAGATCCAGATTTTGATGTTATTGCTGGATCTGATAATGAAGTTTGTGTTGGCCCGACTGATTTAAATATTCAACTGAATGGGTTTGTAGATGGAAGTCCAACTTACTATTGGGAGCAAATCTCAGGTCCTGGTACGGTTACTTTTTCTGCAACCGATGTACCAGACCCTACAATTAATGTAGATGTTGCAGGTGATTATGTGTTAAGAATTAACGTTTCCGTACCTTTAAGTACTGCATGCGAGGAAACAACTATTGATGTTTACGCTGATGTTGAAATTAGTTTTAAAGAAGGTGTAACATCAACACCTGTAACGACAACCCCAAGTACTTCAAATAATTGTGGGTTATCTGTCGATTTTCAGGCAGGCGCAAGTAATGCTGGTCCAAATACAACTTATACTTGGGATTTTGGAGATGGCACCCCTGTTAGTAATGAACAAAACCCAACTCATACTTATGCAGCTAATGGCACCTATAATTATTCACTAACAGTTATTGATCCTGATGGCATTGTGCCCTGTAATGAACTTACAATTAATGAGTCAATAACTCTTAATTATGAAGAACCTACTATTACTTGTCCAGGTGATATCACAGTAAATAATGATTCTGGAACATGTAATGCTATTGTAAATTACACAACACCTGTTGGTGCCTCAACAACCTCAGGTGTTTCTACTTCTTTAATAGCTGGATTACCATCTGGCGCCACCTTTCCAATAGGAAATACTGTAGTAACTTATGAAGTTACCGATTCATGCGGAAATTCTACACAGTGTAGTTTTAATGTAACGGTAAATGATAATACCCCCCCAACAGGCACAGCTCCTAGTGATATTTCTAACCTACAGTGTATAGATAATATTCCTGTAGCCGATATTGAAGAAATAACCGATGAAGCTGATAACTGTGGTGGTACTGTAACAGTAACCGTAAATGATAGTAACAATGGTGGTGCTGGTTGCGTTGGTGACCCTTATATTGTAACTAGAACTTACACTTTAGCCGACCCTGACGGGAACACAACAGATCTTATTCAAACCATTACCGTTGAAGATAATATTGCCCCTACAATTACTACTGAAGCTAGTAATAGTACAGTAGAATGCAGTAGTTCTAATGGCACTGAATTTTCAGATTGGTTGAACAACAATGGCGGAGCAACCGCATCAGATTCTTGTGGATCGGTAACCTGGACTAAAGTTGGTGATACTATTTCTGATGAATGTGGAATAACAGGTGCTGCTGTAGTAACCTTTAGAGCAACTGATGAATGTGGAAACTTTAGTGAAACTACTGCAACCTTCACGATTGAAGATACCACCGACCCTACTTGGGACGTGGCCCCTAGCGATATGACCGTACAATGTGACGGTACCGCTGACCCTAGCGGTGCTTTTGCCGCTTGGCTCACCAGCTTCTCTGGTTCTGACTCTTGTGGTAACGCTACCGTGACAAACAACAGTGCCGGTCTTAGCGACCTGTGCGGGGCTACCGGTTCGGAAACCGTGACTTTCACTCTAACTGATGAGTGCGGTAACGATATCTCGGCCCAGGCAACATTTACTATTGAAGATACCACCGACCCTACTTGGGACGTGGCCCCTAGCGATATGACCGTACAATGTGACGGTACCGCTGACCCTAGCGGTGCTTTTGCCGCTTGGCTCACCAGCTTCTCTGGTTCTGACTCTTGTGGTAACGCTACCGTGACAAACAACAGTGCCGGTCTTAGCGACCTGTGCGGGGCTACCGGTTCGGAAACCGTGACTTTCACTCTAACTGATGAGTGCGGTAACGATATCTCGGCCCAGGCAACATTTACTATTGAAGACACCACCGACCCCACTTGGGACGTGGCCCCTAGCGATATGACCGTACAATGTGACGGTACCGCTGACCCTAGCGGTGCTTTTGCCGCTTGGCTCACCAGCTTCTCTGGTTCTGACTCTTGTGGTAACGCTACCGTGACAAACAACAGTGCCGGTCTTAGCGACCTGTGCGGGGCTACCGGTTCGGAAACCGTGACTTTCACTCTAACTGATGAGTGCGGTAACGATATTACTGCCCAGGCAACATTTACTATTGAAGACACCACCGACCCCACTTGGGACGTGGCCCCTAGCGATATGACCGTACAATGTGACGGTACCGCTGACCCTAGCGGTGCATTTGCCGCTTGGCTCACCAGCTTCTCTGGTTCTGACTCTTGTGGTAACGCTACCGTAACACATAACAGTGCCGGTCTTAGCGACCTGTGCGGGGCTACCGGTTCGGAAACCGTGACTTTCACTCTAACTGATGAGTGCGGTAACGATATTACTGCCCAGGCAACATTTACTATTGAAGATACCACCGACCCCACTTGGGACGTGGCCCCTAGCGATATGACCGTACAATGTGACGGTACCGCTGACCCTAGCGGTGCTTTTGCCGCTTGGCTCACCAGCTTCTCTGGTTCTGACTCTTGTGGTAACGCTACCGTAACACATAACAGTGCCGGTCTTAGCGACCTGTGCGGGGCTACCGGTTCGGAAACCGTGACTTTTACACTAACTGATGAGTGCGGTAACGATATCTCGGCCCAGGCAACATTTACTATTGAAGATACCACCGACCCTACTTGGGACGTGGCCCCTAGCGATATGACCGTACAATGTGACGGTACCGCTGACCCTAGCGGTGCTTTTGCCGCTTGGCTCACCAGCTTCTCTGGTTCTGACTCTTGTGGTAACGCTACCGTGACAAACAACAGTGCCGGTCTTAGCGACCTGTGCGGGGCTACCGGTTCGGAAACCGTGACTTTCACATTAACTGATGAGTGCGGTAACGATATTACTGCCCAGGCAACATTTACTATTGAAGATACCACCGACCCCACTTGGGACGTGGCCCCTAGCGATATGACCGTACAATGTGACGGTACCGCTGACCCTAGCGGTGCTTTTGCCGCTTGGCTCACCAGCTTCTCTGGTTCTGACTCTTGTGGTAACGCTACCGTAACACATAACAGTGCCGGTCTTAGCGACCTGTGCGGGGCTACCGGTTCGGAAACCGTGACTTTCACTCTAACTGATGAGTGCGGTAACGATATCTCGGCCCAGGCAACATTTACTATTGAAGATACCACCGACCCCACTTGGGACGTGGCCCCTAGCGATATGACCGTACAATGTGACGGTACCGCTGACCCTAGCGGTGCATTTGCCGCTTGGCTCACCAGCTTCTCTGGTTCTGACTCTTGTGGTAACGCTACCGTGACAAACAACAGTGCCGGTCTTAGCGACCTGTGCGGGGCTACCGGTTCGGAAACCGTGACTTTCACATTAACTGATGAGTGCGGTAACGATATTACTGCCCAGGCAACATTTACTATTGAAGACACCACCGACCCCACTTGGGACGTGGCCCCTAGCGATATGACCGTACAATGTGACGGTACCGCTGACCCTAGCGGTGCTTTTGCCGCTTGGCTCACCAGCTTCTCTGGTTCTGACTCTTGTGGTAACGCTACCGTGACAAACAACAGTGCCGGTCTTAGCGACCTGTGCGGGGCTACCGGTTCGGAAACCGTGACTTTCACTCTAACTGATGAGTGCGGTAACGATATTACTGCCCAGGCAACATTTACTATTGAAGACACCACCGACCCCACTTGGGACGTGGCCCCTAGCGATATGACCGTACAATGTGACGGTACCGCTGACCCTAGCGGTGCTTTTGCCGCTTGGCTCACCAGCTTCTCTGGTTCTGACTCTTGTGGTAACGCTACCGTGACACACAACAGTGCCGGTCTTAGCGACCTGTGCGGGGCTACCGGTTCGGAAACCGTGACTTTCACTCTAACTGATGAGTGCGGTAACGATATTACTGCCCAGGCAACATTTACTATTGAAGATACCACCGACCCTACTTGGGACGTGGCCCCTAGCGATATGACCGTACAATGTGACGGTACCGCTGACCCTAGCGGTGCTTTTGCCGCTTGGCTCACCAGCTTCTCTGGTTCTGACTCTTGTGGTAACGCTACCGTGACAAACAACAGTGCCGGTCTTAGCGACCTGTGCGGGGCTACCGGTTCGGAAACCGTGACTTTCACATTAACTGATGAGTGCGGTAACGATATTACTGCCCAGGCAACATTTACTATTGAAGATACCACCGACCCCACTTGGGACGTGGCCCCTAGCGATATGACCGTACAATGTGACGGTACCGCTGACCCTAGCGGTGCTTTTGCCGCTTGGCTCACCAGCTTCTCTGGTTCTGACTCTTGTGGTAACGCTACCGTAACACATAACAGTGCCGGTCTTAGCGACCTGTGCGGGGCTACCGGTTCGGAAACCGTGACTTTCACTCTAACTGATGAGTGCGGTAACGATATTACTGCCCAGGCAACATTTACTATTGAAGATACCACCGACCCTACTATTGATATTGCGGCAACCAACATCGAAATCGAATGTGGCGTTACAGATTCTGATGCACTTCAAAACTGGTTAAATAATAATGGTGGTGCAACGGCTTCTGATAACTGTAGTGAGATAACTTGGACTAATGATTACGGTCAAAACACAGCTGTAGATTGTGATGGTGACGGAATTGTGGTAACCTTCACTGCTACTGATGCATGCAATAACTCAAGCTCAACTACTGCAACTTATATTATAAAAGATACAACGGCTCCAGACATAACTACTGAGGCCTCTGCATACACAACTCAATGTGATGGTTCAGGAAATACTCAAGAATTAAATGATTGGTTAACTTCAAATGGAGGTGCAACAGCAACTGATAATTGTTCAACAATCACCTGGTCAAACAACTTCACTTCTTTAATTGATGATTGTGGTAACACAGGTTCCGCAACGGTGATATTTACAGCTAAAGATGCCTGCGGTAACACTTCTGAAACCACTGCGACTTTCACAATTCAAGACACAACAGCTCCTACTTTTGTTGAAGCACTACCTGCTGATGCTACTGTGGAATGTGATGCGGTGCCTACTGCTGAAACGCTTACGGCTTCCGATAACTGTGGTACCGCTACGGTAACTTTCAATGAAGTAAGAACCGATGGCGATTGTCCTTCTAGCTACTCGTTAGCTCGTACCTGGACGGCTACGGATGAATGTGGTCTAGAAACCGTACATACACAAACTATAACTGTTCAAGACACAACAGCTCCTACTTTTGTTGAAGCGCTACCTGCTGATGCTACTGTGGAATGTGATGCGGTGCCTACTGCTGAAACACTGACCGCCACAGATAACTGTGGTACTGCTACGGTAACTTTCAATGAAGTAAGAACCGATGGTGATTGTCCTTCTAGCTATACACTGGAGAGAACTTGGACGGCTACTGATGAATGTGGTTTAGAAACCGTACATACACAAACTATAACTGTTCAAGACACAACAGCTCCTACTTTTGTTGAAGCGCTACCTGCTGATGCTACTGTGGAATGTGATGCGGTGCCTACTGCTGAAACACTGACCGCCACAGATAACTGTGGTACTGCTACGGTAACTTTCAATGAAGTTAGAAACGATGGCGATTGTCCTTCTAGCTACTCGTTAGCTCGTACCTGGACGGCTACGGATGAATGTGGTCTAGAAACCGTACATACACAAACTATAACTGTTCAAGACACAACAGCTCCTACTTTTGTTGAAGCACTTCCAACGGATACAACTGTGGAATGTGATGCGGTGCCTACTGCTGAAACACTGACCGCCACAGATAACTGTGGTACTGCTACGGTAACTTTCAATGAAGTTAGAAACGATGGCGATTGTCCTTCTAGCTACTCGTTAGCTCGTACCTGGACGGCTACGGATGAATGTGGTTTAGAAACCGTACATACACAAACTATAACTGTTCAAGACACAACAGCTCCTACTTTTGTTGAAGCGCTACCTGCTGATGCTACTGTGGAATGTGATGCGGTGCCTACTGCTGAAACGCTTACGGCTTCCGATAACTGTGGTACCGCTACGGTAACTTTCAATGAAGTAAGAACCGATGGCGATTGTCCTTCTAGCTACTCGTTAGCTCGTACCTGGACGGCTACGGATGAATGTGGTCTAGAAACCGTACATACACAAACTATAACTGTTCAAGACACAACAGCTCCTACTTTTGTTGAAGCGCTACCTGCTGATGCTACTGTGGAATGTGATGCGGTGCCTACTGCTGAAACACTGACCGCCACAGATAACTGTGGTACTGCTACGGTAACTTTCAATGAAGTAAGAACCGATGGTGATTGTCCTTCTAGCTACTCGTTAGCTCGTACCTGGACGGCTACGGATGAATGTGGTCTAGAAACCGTACATACACAAACTATAACTGTTCAAGACACAACAGCTCCTACTTTTGTTGAAGCGCTACCTGCTGATGCTACTGTGGAATGTGATGCGGTGCCTACTGCTGAAACACTGACCGCCACAGATAACTGTGGTACTGCTACGGTAACTTTCAATGAAGTTAGAAACGATGGCGATTGTCCTTCTAGCTACTCGTTAGCTCGTACCTGGACGGCTACGGATGAATGTGGTCTAGAAACCGTACATACACAAACTATAACTGTTCAAGACACAACAGCTCCTACTTTTGTTGAAGCGCTACCTGCTGATGCTACTGTGGAATGTGATGCGGTGCCTACTGCTGAAACACTGACCGCCACAGATAACTGTGGTACTGCTACGGTAACTTTCAATGAAGTAAGAACCGATGGTGATTGTCCTTCTAGCTATACACTGGAGAGAACTTGGACGGCTACGGATGAATGTGGTCTAGAAACCGTACATACACAAACTATAACTGTTCAAGACACAACCGCCCCTACTTTTGTTGAAGCGCTTCCAACGGATACAACTGTGGAATGTGATGCGGTGCCTACTGCTGAAACACTGACCGCCACAGATAACTGTGGTACTGCTACGGTAACTTTCAATGAAGTAAGAACCGATGGTAATTGTCCTTCTAGCTACTCGTTAGCTCGTACCTGGACGGCTACGGATGAATGTGGTCTAGAAACCGTACATACACAAACTATAACTGTTCAAGACACAACAGCTCCTACTTTTGTTGAAGCGCTACCTGCTGATGCTACTGTGGAATGTGATGCGGTGCCTACTGCTGAAACACTGACCGCCACAGATAACTGTGGTACTGCTACGGTAACTTTCAATGAAGTAAGAACCGATGGTGATTGTCCTTCTAGCTATACACTGGAGAGAACTTGGACGGCTACTGATGAATGTGGTTTAGAAACCGTACATACACAAACTATAACTGTTCAAGACACAACCGCCCCTACTTTTGTTGAAGCGCTTCCAACGGACACAACTGTAGAATGTGATGCGGTGCCTACTGCTGAAACACTGACCGCCACAGATAACTGTGGAACTGCTACGGTAACTTTCAATGAAGTAAGAACCGATGGCGATTGTCCTTCTAACTATACACTGGAGAGAACTTGGACGGCTACTGATGAATGTGGTTTAGAAACCGTACATACTCAAACTATAACTGTTCA
This genomic stretch from Flavobacteriaceae bacterium GSB9 harbors:
- a CDS encoding gliding motility-associated C-terminal domain-containing protein, with product MKTKPTLTFLVVFIIGYVINGQTVVCEKASCTANDYTLDYFYLGDENGTPYSPGYCDLGLNLETHIWTNFITNSAADRYSLYIHFNVYINGTFMETVDSCYYEYESVPTDILMNLYTFNWGCGDQIVLKDFYMSWQPNASKGCGCNGAKCYQIPSIDVQGPLITNFEYSSSCSTPNTLDFTSTTRGGVPPYTYTFLWDFGDGATSSLEAPSHTYESTGPYTVSLTVSDTKDYDTHEIAIPSFNSNFPPEIYAPSNSSIEGCSATDIPLLTFSSSAVNITEAEFNSIGGSIVLFNDLVSLTYIDVVSGVCPLTITRTFTVVDSCNKSETATQTIEINDTKPPSASNPDPINIQCASDIPAPSTTIVTDAIDNCSTPTISWVSDVSDSGLCPETITRTYRISDDCGNYIDVKQAIIINDDIAPTATNPEPVFVLCIEDVPPADINIITDEMDNCGTPQVAWVSDNNDANSCPTTITRTYSVTDSCNNSIFLEQIITVHDTTPPTGTAPPDANYQCISLVPEADPNSIIETADNCSTPAVAFVSDVATTNSCSEVITRTYSVTDDCNNETLLIQTITIEDTTLPTASAPDAIQVECIDDIPEPDSNVISDAQDNCSIPVVSFISDVSNGQTCPEIITRTYRVSDDCGNYIELEQQITIQDNTPPTASNPDTTYLDNNDAIPAQDPTIIIDEADNCGVPTVVFVSETKTQNTCEEILTRIYSVTDACGNSINVSHNIVINDNVPPTASNLAAIQLTCNNHIPSPDINLVSDATDNYTSPTVVYFSDVSDSLSCPETITRTYRVSDACGNFTDITQQIIIHDTIAPTASNPQKTVVPDTNSIPKPNPLIVTDEDDNCGVPVVTYIDETSNNETCSEIITRTYRVTDSCGNYTDVNHIIEIIDNVPPTGNNPIDTIVSCVNDIPLINPDVVTVASDNNGDFSITFLTEETGTKNCDDVIIRTYRITDGCGNYKDVNHNIFIIDDIKPQIDVELDPEIYLNCAVEPSPPAVTFSDNCTSNVSVTFNEEKTIIDSENYDIRRTWTATDMCNNTNSFEQVIHMSSYNETTTTALNVCISDPIIDLNSLINTSDNGNWTGSDMTVLNVNVFDPNTVPEGNYVFSYTTTNNSCKIINQFNIDLNDDCIVYSCISSTEDVDISKILTPNNDLRNDTFNVFYKLNEAIDDLSTCDIKVKVQIYNRWGTKVFESNDYDNTWQGTAPKNASGNAEKLPTGTYYYIVDLINSGLKPIQGYIYFGTK
- a CDS encoding type IX secretion system membrane protein PorP/SprF — encoded protein: MKNFYLLLILLPFLVAGQQLPQFSQYMFNTTSINPAYVGSREAMVVTFLNRNQWVGVSGAPITQTLAVDSSVPKSHLGLGLSLIKDELGYENTTYVYADASYMIILNDFYRFSFGLKGGMSKYGLDSDLLMDQSAANDEYLDKIFNKWKPNFGVGFYLRSDELFISLSSPRIISYTNETDITYEAIERASYYLAGGYMLEFNPQVKFKPTVMLKYTNGSPVSLDLTANFLINEVLWLGVAHRINDAMGGYVTIKASDALRFGYSYEFNTSNLRVYSSGSHEIFVSYQFKLPRPRCNCPNIF